A genome region from Verrucomicrobiia bacterium includes the following:
- a CDS encoding metalloregulator ArsR/SmtB family transcription factor has translation MRKYNTKKRRLGGKEKALCAYHAEMCQVFSHPTRLEILCALREGELSVGELAETLGLGMGNLSQHLAMMRERRILEARKAGNQVFYRVANPKLLKAFDLLRQILLEQIEEQSRLLAGGRT, from the coding sequence ATGCGAAAATACAATACGAAGAAGAGACGGCTGGGCGGAAAGGAAAAGGCCTTGTGCGCCTACCACGCGGAAATGTGCCAAGTCTTTTCCCACCCCACCCGGTTGGAAATCCTCTGCGCCCTGCGGGAGGGAGAATTGTCCGTCGGGGAGCTGGCCGAAACACTGGGCTTGGGAATGGGAAATTTGTCCCAGCATCTGGCCATGATGCGGGAACGGCGGATTCTGGAGGCTCGCAAAGCCGGCAATCAGGTTTTTTACCGGGTGGCCAATCCCAAACTGCTCAAGGCCTTCGACTTGCTGCGCCAAATTCTTTTGGAACAAATTGAAGAGCAAAGCCGGCTTTTGGCCGGAGGAAGAACCTAA
- a CDS encoding MMPL family transporter has protein sequence MNRLTAFSINHPKLTIVLSLLVTVLFATQIPRVKTDTDPKNMLPATSDVRVGNDRVEKNFALHKDVIVLGIVHPSTIFNSATLERIGRLTDSISRLSGVVYDDIQSFTTADNVVAEGDNLTVRPLLTDVPQTPQEMEVFRRELLDNPIWVGRLISQDGKTTAIYIPLEPGANAKQIADRLRELVAKEKGEEQFYIAGDPVARDTFGEEMFKQMALFSPLAGVIMLVALFWMFGNLPLVFSILAVAMMSVTWTMGLLIGLGFPVHIMSSMIPVFLMAISTDSIHIFNEFYFRFNEVKDKKKAVIDTIDAVGAPVRYTALATALGFAVLAIGGIIPVRVFGLFVAFGTMAIRLMSFTFLPAVMVLQKEEKLTRAAQRDTLEHGASAWLGKLGRFAIRRRKLLLVSGLVLALLAFIGTTKIHVNNNMVNWFKSGSELRTADRVMNANLGGTSLGYVVAKGAAEGTIIEPANLNHLEKLQKELQTLPVVGKASSIVDLVKRMHQVMNQNNPEYYRLPEDKKVVAQYLFMFGMAAKPATLNNLIDYPYQEANLFVQLKTWDAAAMQAVIDKLEHFQKENPGSQLTFQPAGTAYFNLIWNNEVLNDVVRMFAVALVLVFLILSVNFRSFKWGLASYVPLVFTILLIYGFIGWVGKDFDMPVSVLSTLSLGMAVDFAIHFVKRFKQRLTETPNLEEALVWTVERPGKGILRNALLFSLAFSVMIFAHLTPYITVGIFIAALMTVSAFLTLTYLPALIMTFRKSLVPVAIQPAKQEVM, from the coding sequence ATGAACCGCCTGACCGCTTTTTCCATCAACCATCCCAAGCTGACCATCGTTTTAAGTTTGCTGGTAACCGTTTTATTCGCCACCCAAATTCCCCGGGTAAAAACGGATACCGACCCGAAGAACATGCTCCCCGCCACTTCCGACGTCCGGGTGGGGAACGACCGGGTGGAAAAAAACTTTGCCCTGCACAAAGACGTCATCGTTTTAGGCATTGTTCATCCATCCACGATTTTCAATTCAGCTACGCTGGAAAGAATTGGGCGTCTGACCGATTCGATAAGCCGCCTGTCCGGCGTTGTGTATGATGACATCCAGAGTTTCACCACGGCCGACAACGTGGTCGCGGAAGGGGATAACCTGACCGTCCGGCCGCTTCTGACCGACGTTCCCCAAACGCCGCAGGAAATGGAGGTCTTCCGCCGGGAGCTCTTGGACAACCCCATTTGGGTCGGCCGGTTAATCTCCCAAGATGGAAAGACGACCGCCATCTACATTCCGCTGGAACCGGGGGCCAACGCCAAACAGATTGCCGACCGGCTGCGGGAACTGGTTGCAAAGGAAAAAGGGGAGGAGCAATTCTACATCGCCGGCGACCCGGTGGCGCGCGACACCTTCGGCGAGGAGATGTTCAAGCAGATGGCCCTCTTCTCCCCGCTGGCCGGCGTGATTATGCTCGTGGCCCTTTTCTGGATGTTTGGAAATTTGCCCCTCGTTTTCTCCATCCTCGCCGTGGCAATGATGTCCGTAACCTGGACGATGGGGCTTTTAATCGGGCTGGGTTTCCCGGTGCACATTATGAGCTCCATGATTCCGGTCTTTTTGATGGCCATCAGCACGGACAGCATCCACATTTTTAACGAATTCTACTTCCGCTTCAATGAAGTAAAGGACAAAAAGAAGGCGGTCATCGACACGATCGACGCCGTCGGCGCGCCGGTGCGCTACACGGCCCTGGCCACCGCTTTGGGTTTTGCCGTTCTGGCCATCGGCGGCATCATCCCGGTGCGGGTCTTCGGGCTTTTTGTGGCCTTCGGCACAATGGCCATCCGGCTGATGAGTTTCACTTTCCTGCCCGCCGTGATGGTCCTGCAGAAAGAGGAAAAATTGACCCGCGCCGCCCAACGGGACACGCTGGAGCACGGTGCCTCCGCCTGGCTCGGCAAATTGGGCCGCTTCGCCATCCGCCGCCGCAAGCTGCTGCTGGTAAGCGGGCTGGTTTTGGCTCTCTTGGCCTTCATCGGCACCACCAAAATCCACGTCAACAACAACATGGTGAACTGGTTTAAAAGTGGTAGCGAACTGCGCACCGCCGACCGGGTGATGAACGCCAACCTGGGCGGAACCTCCTTGGGCTACGTGGTGGCCAAAGGCGCAGCGGAGGGGACCATCATCGAGCCGGCCAATCTGAACCACCTGGAAAAGCTGCAAAAAGAGCTGCAAACGCTGCCCGTGGTGGGAAAAGCGTCATCAATTGTCGACTTGGTCAAACGGATGCATCAGGTGATGAACCAAAATAATCCGGAATACTACCGCCTGCCGGAGGATAAAAAAGTGGTCGCCCAGTATTTATTTATGTTCGGCATGGCCGCCAAACCAGCCACGCTAAACAACCTGATCGACTACCCCTATCAGGAAGCCAACCTGTTCGTGCAGTTGAAAACCTGGGACGCCGCCGCCATGCAGGCCGTGATTGACAAACTTGAACACTTCCAGAAAGAAAATCCGGGGAGTCAACTAACCTTCCAGCCCGCCGGCACGGCCTATTTCAATCTGATCTGGAACAACGAAGTGTTAAACGACGTCGTGCGGATGTTTGCCGTCGCCCTGGTATTGGTGTTTCTGATTTTGAGCGTAAATTTCCGCTCCTTCAAATGGGGGCTGGCCAGTTACGTCCCCTTGGTTTTCACCATTCTTTTGATTTACGGCTTCATCGGCTGGGTGGGAAAGGATTTCGATATGCCGGTCTCCGTTCTCTCCACCCTCTCCCTGGGGATGGCGGTCGATTTCGCCATCCACTTCGTCAAGCGCTTCAAGCAGCGCCTAACAGAAACCCCGAACTTGGAGGAGGCCCTGGTCTGGACCGTGGAGCGCCCCGGCAAGGGGATTTTGCGCAACGCCCTTTTGTTTTCGCTGGCCTTTTCGGTGATGATTTTTGCCCATCTAACGCCGTACATCACGGTGGGCATTTTCATCGCCGCCTTGATGACGGTATCCGCCTTTTTGACTTTAACCTACCTGCCGGCTTTGATAATGACGTTCCGAAAATCGCTTGTGCCCGTTGCAATACAACCAGCAAAACAGGAGGTAATGTGA
- a CDS encoding outer membrane lipoprotein-sorting protein yields MKTINRFLRRTALPAFLALPGLVLAQKTPTPQEIAAQYQKAFYYPGKDMKTVVSMRLVEGGGKERTRELTLLRKNTEGSEDQKYFIFFHQPADVEGMTFLVYKYPQKDDDRWLFMPALDLVKKIAANDKRSSFVGSDFTYEDVSGRDLSEDDFSVIKEEKVGEKDCYVLKSVPKNPKSADYGYKLSWIDKTTFLPLKEEYYDLRGGLYKIFTAEEIQEVAGVPTIVRRKMENTKNKHQTTVAYGQVEYNLGLEADLFTERFLKRPPAKWIKR; encoded by the coding sequence GTGAAAACAATAAACAGATTTTTGCGCCGAACGGCTCTGCCGGCTTTTTTGGCCCTGCCGGGACTCGTTCTGGCCCAGAAAACACCGACCCCGCAGGAAATCGCCGCGCAGTACCAAAAGGCCTTTTACTATCCCGGCAAGGATATGAAGACCGTGGTCTCCATGCGCCTGGTGGAAGGAGGGGGCAAGGAAAGGACGCGGGAGCTGACCTTGTTGCGCAAAAATACGGAGGGCTCCGAAGACCAGAAATATTTCATCTTTTTCCACCAGCCGGCCGACGTGGAGGGGATGACTTTTTTGGTTTACAAGTACCCCCAAAAAGACGACGATCGCTGGCTTTTTATGCCCGCTTTGGATTTGGTCAAAAAAATCGCCGCCAACGACAAGCGCTCCAGCTTCGTCGGCTCCGATTTCACCTACGAGGATGTCTCCGGCCGGGATTTGAGCGAGGATGACTTCTCGGTGATCAAAGAGGAGAAAGTCGGGGAGAAGGACTGCTACGTCTTGAAGTCGGTCCCCAAAAACCCCAAAAGCGCCGATTACGGCTACAAGCTTTCCTGGATTGACAAAACGACTTTCCTCCCCTTGAAGGAGGAATATTACGATCTCCGCGGTGGGCTGTATAAAATCTTCACCGCCGAGGAAATTCAGGAAGTCGCCGGCGTTCCCACCATCGTCCGCCGCAAAATGGAAAACACAAAAAATAAACACCAGACCACGGTCGCCTACGGCCAGGTGGAATACAACCTCGGGCTGGAGGCGGACTTGTTCACCGAGCGGTTTTTGAAAAGACCGCCCGCCAAATGGATTAAACGATAG
- a CDS encoding DUF2892 domain-containing protein produces the protein MQLEKTLRLIAGTFILVSLALAYFVSYYWLLLTLFVGLNLFQSGLTNWCPMMTILRKCGMKEKATA, from the coding sequence ATGCAACTCGAAAAGACCCTGCGGCTGATTGCCGGCACGTTCATTCTCGTCAGCCTGGCGTTGGCCTACTTCGTTTCCTATTACTGGCTTTTGTTGACGCTTTTCGTTGGCTTGAATCTCTTTCAATCCGGCCTGACCAACTGGTGCCCAATGATGACAATTTTACGCAAGTGCGGAATGAAGGAGAAAGCGACGGCATGA
- a CDS encoding Do family serine endopeptidase, whose translation MVRLKNQRFLSYFFIAGFFTLVGIFIATGLDLPSRSFSQEKRSATYLNAGVVSPFVAVVDRVRDGVVNISAEKVEDLSRYHSWFPFGDRRRVPSFSLGSGFVFDPEGYVLTNNHVIAEATEIWVTLSDQSRLKARLVGSDKETDVAVLKIEPDQKLRALDLGNSDSLRVGDWALAVGNPFPQENLDRTVTVGVVSAKGRSNLQFGRDETPAYQDYIQTDAAINQGNSGGPLVDIHGQVVGINSAIASPSGGNVGIGFAIPINLVKEILPELMRSGKVTRGWLGVSLQDLNKDLAASYGLKTNEGVILSEVFESGPAGAAGLRQGDVIIKFDGKKVTDVTQFRFWVASAGPGKAVTVEVLRNGKPMSFTVRLAERNASLASISGRQRPSAPADARLGMTIRTATRELAQRFDVEYHPGVIVLDVEPGSPADRKGIEPGFIISEVNGRPVASENDFQEALKGARKDRPLSLLIRDLDSQPSYVALRAGE comes from the coding sequence TTGGTTCGTCTTAAAAACCAGCGGTTTCTGAGCTATTTTTTTATTGCCGGCTTTTTCACTCTGGTCGGCATTTTTATCGCCACGGGGCTGGACTTGCCCAGCCGGAGCTTCAGTCAGGAAAAAAGAAGTGCCACCTATCTTAATGCCGGGGTGGTTTCCCCCTTTGTGGCGGTGGTGGACCGGGTGCGGGACGGGGTGGTGAACATCTCCGCCGAAAAGGTGGAAGATTTGAGCCGCTATCATTCCTGGTTTCCCTTCGGCGACCGGCGCCGGGTCCCAAGTTTTTCGCTCGGCTCCGGATTCGTGTTCGACCCGGAGGGTTATGTTCTGACCAACAATCACGTGATTGCGGAAGCCACCGAAATCTGGGTGACCCTTTCCGACCAATCCCGCCTCAAGGCCCGGCTGGTCGGTTCCGACAAGGAGACCGATGTGGCGGTTTTGAAGATTGAACCGGATCAGAAACTGCGGGCGCTCGATTTGGGGAATTCCGATTCGTTGCGGGTCGGGGACTGGGCCTTGGCCGTCGGCAATCCGTTTCCCCAGGAAAATCTGGACCGGACGGTGACCGTTGGGGTGGTCTCCGCCAAGGGGCGCTCCAATCTGCAGTTCGGCCGGGATGAGACCCCCGCCTACCAGGATTACATCCAGACCGACGCCGCCATCAATCAGGGGAACTCCGGCGGGCCCCTGGTGGACATTCACGGACAGGTGGTGGGAATCAACTCCGCCATCGCCTCCCCGTCGGGCGGCAACGTGGGAATCGGATTCGCCATTCCGATTAACTTAGTCAAGGAGATTCTCCCGGAATTGATGCGCTCCGGCAAGGTCACCCGGGGATGGCTGGGGGTGTCCCTGCAGGATTTGAACAAGGATTTGGCCGCCTCGTACGGGCTGAAAACCAACGAAGGGGTCATTCTTTCCGAGGTTTTTGAGTCCGGCCCGGCCGGCGCCGCAGGACTACGGCAAGGGGACGTGATTATAAAGTTCGACGGCAAGAAAGTAACGGACGTGACCCAGTTCCGTTTTTGGGTCGCCTCCGCCGGACCGGGAAAAGCCGTGACGGTGGAGGTGTTGCGCAACGGCAAACCGATGTCCTTTACCGTCCGGCTGGCTGAACGGAACGCCTCCTTGGCCTCCATTTCCGGCCGGCAGCGTCCTTCCGCCCCGGCCGATGCGCGGCTGGGAATGACCATCCGCACCGCCACCCGCGAGCTGGCCCAGCGCTTTGACGTGGAGTATCATCCCGGCGTCATCGTGTTGGATGTGGAACCGGGCAGCCCGGCCGACCGGAAAGGGATTGAGCCGGGGTTTATCATTTCCGAAGTGAACGGGCGGCCGGTAGCCTCGGAAAACGATTTTCAGGAAGCCTTGAAAGGGGCCCGCAAGGACCGCCCCCTCTCGCTTTTGATTCGGGATTTGGATTCCCAGCCCAGCTACGTGGCGCTGCGGGCCGGGGAATAG
- a CDS encoding sigma-70 family RNA polymerase sigma factor produces the protein MARQSKKYRDEDRSLDLYLKEIGETPLITAAEEVTLAKLIRAGDQEALEKLTKANLRFVVSVAKQYQNQGLSLADLINEGNIGLIKAAKRFDETRGFKFISYAVWWIRQAILQALAEQSRIVRLPLNRVGTLHKIGKVSAALEQELGRDPSADEIATQLSLTEGEVSDTLKISNSHLSLDAPFSTSEDNSLIDVLEDDNQPSPDEELLRDSLRSEIEKALDTLTPREAEVINLYFGLNHEKALTLEEIGARFNLTRERVRQIKEKAIRRLRHASRSKALRAYLN, from the coding sequence GTGGCACGGCAGTCGAAGAAATACCGGGACGAGGATCGCTCGCTTGATTTGTACCTGAAGGAGATCGGCGAGACCCCCTTGATCACCGCCGCCGAGGAGGTGACCTTGGCCAAGCTCATCCGGGCCGGCGACCAGGAGGCCCTGGAAAAACTGACCAAGGCCAATCTGCGCTTTGTGGTCTCGGTGGCCAAGCAGTACCAGAACCAGGGACTTTCCTTGGCTGATTTGATCAACGAGGGGAACATCGGGCTGATCAAGGCGGCCAAGCGGTTTGACGAGACCCGCGGCTTTAAGTTCATCTCTTACGCCGTCTGGTGGATTCGGCAGGCGATTTTGCAGGCCTTGGCCGAACAGTCCAGAATTGTCCGGCTTCCCTTGAACCGGGTCGGCACGCTCCACAAAATCGGCAAGGTTTCCGCCGCGCTGGAGCAGGAACTGGGGCGGGATCCTTCGGCGGACGAAATCGCCACCCAGCTTTCGCTGACCGAAGGGGAGGTCTCCGACACCTTGAAGATTTCCAACTCCCATCTCTCGCTGGATGCCCCCTTTTCCACCTCGGAGGACAACTCGCTGATTGACGTTCTGGAGGACGACAACCAACCCTCCCCGGACGAGGAGCTTTTGCGCGATTCCTTGCGTTCGGAAATCGAAAAGGCCCTGGACACTCTGACCCCGCGCGAGGCGGAAGTCATCAATTTGTATTTCGGGCTGAACCATGAAAAGGCCCTGACCTTGGAGGAGATCGGCGCCCGCTTCAACTTGACCCGCGAGCGGGTGCGCCAGATCAAGGAAAAGGCGATTCGCCGCCTGCGGCACGCCTCCCGCTCCAAGGCCTTGCGCGCCTACTTGAACTGA
- a CDS encoding DoxX family protein yields the protein MDAFQKLFGRLDSALVKFMLNWGIKLLRSSLAVVFIWFGLLKVFKVSPVFDLVAQTVYWFPPEWFVPFLGFWETVVGLGLLFGKALRFVLLLFFMQMAGTFLVLIFHPGLSFQNGNPLHLTVLGEFVVKNLVLIAAGLVVGTTVRRK from the coding sequence ATGGACGCTTTCCAAAAACTCTTCGGCCGCTTGGATTCTGCCCTTGTGAAATTCATGCTAAACTGGGGGATAAAGCTTCTGCGCTCTTCTTTGGCGGTCGTTTTTATCTGGTTCGGACTTTTGAAGGTTTTCAAGGTTTCCCCGGTTTTTGATTTGGTCGCCCAGACCGTCTATTGGTTCCCGCCCGAATGGTTTGTTCCCTTTCTTGGATTTTGGGAAACGGTGGTTGGTTTGGGCCTTTTGTTCGGAAAAGCTCTCCGGTTCGTTCTTTTGCTTTTCTTTATGCAAATGGCCGGCACTTTTTTGGTATTGATATTCCACCCAGGACTCTCCTTTCAAAACGGCAACCCGCTGCATCTGACGGTTTTGGGAGAGTTTGTGGTGAAAAATCTGGTGCTTATTGCGGCCGGCCTGGTCGTCGGAACCACGGTGCGGCGTAAATAA
- a CDS encoding phosphatase PAP2 family protein — translation MPQKRSFLLPADIATLGYLLIISILVLFFNPQLPGWWRFLLLHLGIASSILFIASIHREHPAYRFFRNWYPFLLITFLFWEAENFVHLIYPDWKNNWLIAADFQLLGAHPTVALEQITNPYATEFFEFIYFTYYFVPLFGLWIYLKQTSKDFQQFAAHYLLALYLGYLIFPLVPAEGPWKTLAGQQTMLIEGKWIFRQLNDYLHHKGAIVGGCFPSTHLSAATAVIFAAARLNKKLFWGTVIWFALLFFSTVYGRYHYVVDGLAGMVVGGLAFVVSSAFVKRRYPESAPRGAETR, via the coding sequence GTGCCGCAAAAACGAAGTTTTCTGCTTCCCGCCGACATTGCCACGCTGGGTTATCTTCTCATCATATCGATTCTGGTTTTATTTTTCAATCCCCAGCTCCCCGGCTGGTGGCGGTTTTTGCTTCTGCATTTGGGGATTGCGTCATCCATTCTGTTTATAGCGAGCATTCACCGGGAACATCCGGCCTACCGGTTTTTTAGAAACTGGTATCCCTTTTTGCTAATCACCTTTCTATTCTGGGAAGCGGAGAACTTCGTGCATTTGATTTATCCGGATTGGAAAAACAACTGGCTGATAGCCGCCGATTTCCAATTATTAGGCGCCCACCCGACCGTAGCCCTGGAACAAATTACCAATCCCTATGCGACTGAGTTTTTCGAGTTTATTTATTTCACCTACTACTTTGTTCCGCTCTTTGGGCTTTGGATTTATCTCAAGCAAACTTCAAAAGACTTCCAGCAATTCGCTGCTCATTATCTTTTAGCCCTCTATTTGGGTTATCTGATTTTCCCTCTCGTTCCGGCCGAAGGACCCTGGAAAACCCTGGCCGGGCAGCAGACGATGCTGATTGAGGGAAAGTGGATTTTCCGGCAGCTGAACGATTATTTGCATCACAAAGGGGCCATCGTGGGGGGCTGTTTTCCCTCCACCCATCTTTCCGCCGCCACGGCGGTAATCTTTGCCGCCGCCCGGCTGAACAAGAAACTTTTTTGGGGAACGGTCATTTGGTTTGCGCTCCTGTTTTTTTCCACCGTTTACGGCCGATACCATTATGTAGTGGACGGGCTGGCCGGGATGGTAGTTGGAGGGCTCGCCTTTGTAGTTTCCTCTGCTTTTGTTAAACGGCGCTATCCAGAATCCGCCCCGCGCGGCGCAGAAACGAGGTGA
- a CDS encoding CDP-alcohol phosphatidyltransferase family protein has translation MQANIITIARIVLVFVAISLFGSGFWANLAATLLVAAVIWMDAWDGYVARKLGIASKLGALLDITGDRIVENALWIYFAVINMVPLWMPLVVISRSFIVDSLRAVAFAEGKTAFGPDTMMKSPVTKFLVAGRFSRGLYGFAKAAVFIWFGLVLTLVSAAAEGMFLLPRGLFRFIVLFGDLLAYGTVILCILRALPVFWDAWPLVVKKQYPRSDEI, from the coding sequence ATGCAGGCCAACATTATAACCATCGCCCGAATTGTCTTGGTCTTTGTCGCCATCTCCCTTTTCGGTTCGGGCTTTTGGGCCAACCTTGCTGCCACGCTCCTTGTGGCGGCGGTGATCTGGATGGACGCCTGGGATGGCTACGTGGCCCGCAAGCTGGGAATCGCCTCCAAGCTGGGGGCGCTCTTGGACATCACCGGCGACCGGATCGTGGAAAACGCCCTCTGGATTTACTTTGCGGTCATCAACATGGTGCCGCTCTGGATGCCCTTGGTGGTGATTTCCCGAAGCTTCATCGTGGACAGCCTGCGCGCGGTCGCCTTTGCCGAGGGAAAAACCGCCTTCGGGCCGGACACGATGATGAAATCCCCCGTGACCAAATTTCTGGTCGCCGGGCGCTTCTCCCGCGGGCTGTACGGCTTCGCCAAAGCGGCCGTGTTTATATGGTTCGGGCTTGTTCTCACGCTGGTTTCCGCCGCCGCGGAAGGGATGTTCCTCCTTCCGCGTGGACTTTTCCGCTTTATCGTACTCTTCGGAGACCTTCTGGCCTATGGCACCGTGATTCTATGCATCCTGCGCGCCCTGCCGGTCTTCTGGGACGCTTGGCCGCTGGTGGTCAAAAAACAGTATCCCCGCTCGGACGAAATTTAG
- the mutY gene encoding A/G-specific adenine glycosylase, which produces MVSISEAKKFRRALLAWFEKNRRTLPWQDGVGHLTQKNREYRVFISEIMLQQTRLDQALPYYERWIKEIPSFEVLAKTPMQKLLKLWEGLGYYARARYLKRAAQIIVQKHGGRIPNDYGQIRALPGVGDYTAAALASFIHHQLYLAIDGNNFRVLSRVLAMPGSFSSPRNRKRLAEAAFPLLDRKQPGLFNRALMRVGVLVCFPKNPKCGICPVQIFCRAYQSGEVERFPSPRRRITAPHYQIAAGIVWKDGKILIAQRKPDGLLGGLWEFPGGKRKSKETLAEACRREVREETGVSVRVGARAQTIHHSYSHFSITLSVFHCFYKKGTPQALGCQKVRWVRPKELERYPFPKANKRIVPSLALGRLLPN; this is translated from the coding sequence ATGGTTTCCATTTCCGAGGCAAAGAAATTTCGGCGCGCGCTTTTGGCTTGGTTCGAAAAAAACCGCCGGACGCTTCCCTGGCAGGATGGGGTTGGACATCTGACCCAAAAAAATCGGGAGTATCGGGTCTTTATCTCTGAAATAATGCTGCAGCAAACCCGCTTGGACCAAGCCCTGCCCTATTATGAGCGCTGGATCAAAGAAATTCCCTCTTTTGAAGTGCTGGCAAAAACGCCGATGCAGAAGCTTTTGAAGCTCTGGGAGGGGTTGGGATATTATGCGCGAGCAAGGTACTTAAAGAGGGCGGCTCAAATCATAGTTCAGAAGCACGGCGGCCGAATACCAAACGACTACGGACAAATTCGCGCCCTGCCGGGGGTGGGGGATTACACGGCGGCGGCTTTGGCCAGTTTCATTCATCATCAGCTCTATTTGGCCATCGACGGCAACAACTTCAGGGTTCTGTCGCGGGTTTTGGCAATGCCGGGAAGTTTCTCTAGTCCAAGAAACAGAAAAAGACTGGCCGAAGCGGCATTTCCCCTGCTGGACCGCAAGCAACCGGGCCTCTTCAATCGAGCTTTGATGCGGGTGGGGGTTTTGGTTTGCTTTCCCAAAAATCCGAAATGCGGGATTTGTCCGGTTCAGATTTTCTGCCGTGCGTACCAATCCGGAGAAGTGGAACGGTTTCCGTCACCCCGGCGAAGAATAACAGCGCCGCATTATCAAATTGCCGCCGGCATCGTTTGGAAAGATGGAAAAATTCTTATCGCCCAAAGAAAACCGGACGGGCTTTTAGGGGGATTGTGGGAGTTTCCGGGCGGGAAAAGAAAATCGAAAGAAACGCTGGCGGAGGCCTGCCGCCGGGAAGTACGGGAGGAAACCGGCGTTTCCGTCCGAGTAGGCGCCCGGGCGCAAACAATTCACCACAGCTATTCCCATTTTTCCATCACCCTTTCGGTTTTTCACTGCTTTTACAAAAAAGGGACACCTCAAGCGCTGGGATGCCAGAAGGTCCGCTGGGTTCGGCCGAAGGAACTGGAAAGGTATCCTTTTCCAAAGGCCAACAAAAGAATCGTGCCCTCTTTGGCGTTGGGAAGGCTTTTGCCTAACTAA